A portion of the Musa acuminata AAA Group cultivar baxijiao chromosome BXJ1-1, Cavendish_Baxijiao_AAA, whole genome shotgun sequence genome contains these proteins:
- the LOC135632346 gene encoding blue copper protein 1a-like: MAASFGGSFAAAAAVVAMLLTSAQAVQHIVGDDHGWDVSSDLAAWTIDRVFRVGDNIWFAYSAAEESLMELQSKEEYESCDLSNPIRMHVNGLDRVSLDGEGTRYFSSGKLENCRKGLKLHVNVMPGEVMSDGVAASAPESSASIHLKATYLLWIALAINLARVWP; the protein is encoded by the exons atggctgcttctttcggcggctcctttgctgctgctgctgctgttgtcgcTATGCTATTGACATCAGCACAAGCGGTGCAACATATAGTGGGCGATGATCATGGGTGGGATGTCTCTTCTGATCTGGCTGCTTGGACCATCGACAGGGTCTTTAGAGTCGGAGACAACATCT GGTTTGCATACTCCGCGGCCGAAGAAAGCCTCATGGAGCTACAGAGCAAGGAAGAGTACGAGTCGTGTGACCTGAGCAACCCAATTAGGATGCACGTGAATGGCCTTGACAGAGTGAGTCTCGATGGAGAAGGCACACGTTACTTCAGTAGCGGTAAGCTGGAGAACTGCAGGAAGGGACTCAAATTGCATGTGAACGTGATGCCCGGGGAAGTGATGTCAGATGGCGTCGCGGCTTCAGCACCTGAATCCTCCGCCTCCATCCATCTCAAAGCAACTTATCTGCTGTGGATTGCTCTGGCCATCAATTTAGCCCGCGTATGGCCTTGA
- the LOC103981056 gene encoding uncharacterized protein LOC103981056 — protein sequence MSKRERENPCRVRGCSREEGGVCGHRVLSAFERPTQQDFPPPFPQRSSRISSTLDNAPSGEILEALGVTHVLDGLVAGSICVASSQHWYRLFLLAKMYTRIPLLITASKLTKFYNLIM from the exons ATGagtaagagggagagggagaacccCTGCCGTGTCCGCGGCTGCAGTCGCGAGGAGGGCGGGGTCTGCGGCCACCGCGTCCTCTCCGCCTTCGAGCGGCCGACCCAACAGGATTTCCCTCCGCCTTTCCCACAGAGATCCTCAAGGATTTCCTCTACTTTGGACAACGCCCCCAGTGGGGAGATCCTCGAGGCCCTCGGCGTCACCCATGTCCTCGAC GGCTTGGTCGCTGGTTCTATTTGTGTAGCGAGTTCGCAACACTGGTATAG ACTGTTCCTGCTTGCAAAAATGTATACAAGAATTCCTTTACTTATCACTGCTTCCAAGCTGACAAAATTCTACAATTTGATAATGTGA
- the LOC135635260 gene encoding uncharacterized protein LOC135635260 produces the protein MESVAARLGRSSTRYGPAAVFSGPVRRWNKKWVPLSSPDHHRRRNNGANPHLLLYRWTPVSSAADGGATTATPSKDSATPPPEEPPRRKFRYIPISVVEEKRKEASPKSNEETKKPNETDKFPRIGQINPSGKIPDMKDVSAEEVQVPYKDQVPSEEGSGTDLDLSLGLRAPEGDHEKELRASKQGEGHGKSERAAIKAEARNKLKRKVVTPDLEMRV, from the exons ATGGAGAGCGTGGCGGCCCGTCTGGGCCGGTCGTCGACCCGCTACGGTCCAGCAGCGGTCTTCAGCGGACCCGTGAGGCGGTGGAACAAGAAGTGGGTCCCGCTCTCCAGTCCcgaccaccaccgtcgccgcaacAACGGCGCCAACCCCCACCTCCTCCTCTACAGGTGGACACCCGTCTCCTCCGCGGCTGACGGCGGCGCAACCACCGCCACCCCCTCCAAGGACTCTGCCACTCCCCCGCCCGAGGAGCCACCCCGTAGGAAGTTCCGCTACATCCCG ATTTCTGTCgttgaggagaagaggaaggaggctTCACCAAAGTCCAATGAGGAAACTAAAAAACCTAATGAAACCGACAAATTCCCACGTATAGGCCAAATCAATCCTTCAGGCAAAATACCTGACATGAAAGATGTCTCGGCCGAAGAAGTTCAG GTACCATACAAGGATCAGGTTCCTTCAGAAGAGGGTAGTGGAACTGATTTGGACCTAAGTCTGGGTTTGAGAGCTCCGGAGGGTGATCATGAGAAGGAACTCAGAGCAAGTAAACAAGGCGAAGGCCATGGCAAATCGGAGAGAGCAGCAATAAAAGCAGAAGCACGAAACAAGTTGAAGCGGAAGGTCGTCACCCCGGACCTTGAAATGAGAGTGTAA
- the LOC103981071 gene encoding protein MONOCULM 1-like: MLSSLMSDGGGARETHPHPSHHHPSPQNGLISSTIHTRQLLISCADLVHRGDLPAADRAISILSAAASPCGDSTERLIRQFCRALSVRVGRVSPSADSLGSLRSSYLSFNQISPFLRFSHLTPNQAILEAVDGHRQIHILDFDTYYGLQWPPLLQAIAERSDPSDPPFIRITGTGSNLEVLRRTGHRLQNFAHSLGLGFQFHPLLLHPTSTSLNFTPSPFQLHPGETLVVNCVLFLHKLQKEGGNEDGSRDLQAFLRTIRAMNPSVVTVAEREASHNSPNFMQRFVEALDYYMAVFESLEATLPPTSQERLAVEQVWLGQEIEGIVGGEGGGHERSERWENVLRDAGFSSLQLSNFAVSQARLLLRLHYPSEGYQVELVRDSLLLGWQNRHLFSVSSWR; encoded by the coding sequence ATGCTTAGCTCACTGATGTCCGATGGAGGAGGAGCTCGAGAAACCCACCCTCATCCCAGTCATCACCACCCGAGCCCTCAAAACGGCCTAATTTCCTCGACTATCCATACTCGACAACTGTTGATCAGCTGTGCCGACCTTGTCCACCGCGGCGACCTCCCTGCTGCTGACCGCGCGATCTCCATCCTCTCTGCAGCAGCATCCCCCTGTGGCGATTCCACCGAACGCCTCATCCGCCAATTCTGTCGTGCCCTCTCCGTCCGCGTCGGCCGCGTTTCGCCCTCCGCTGATTCTTTGGGTTCCCTCCGATCATCATACTTGTCCTTCAACCAAATCTCCCCATTCCTCCGCTTCTCTCACCTCACCCCAAACCAGGCAATCCTCGAGGCGGTTGATGGCCACCGCCAGATCCACATCCTCGACTTTGACACCTATTACGGCCTGCAATGGCCGCCTCTCCTTCAGGCCATCGCCGAGCGCTCCGATCCCAGTGATCCTCCCTTCATTCGTATCACCGGAACCGGAAGCAACCTGGAAGTCCTCCGACGAACCGGTCACCGGCTTCAAAACTTCGCGCACTCTTTGGGCCTAGGGTTCCAGTTCCACCCTCTTCTCCTCCATCCCACAAGCACCAGTTTGAATTTCACCCCCTCTCCTTTCCAACTCCATCCCGGCGAGACCCTTGTCGTGAACTGTGTACTGTTCTTGCATAAACTACAAAAAGAGGGCGGGAATGAGGACGGATCCAGGGATCTACAAGCATTTCTGCGAACCATACGAGCGATGAACCCGTCGGTGGTGACGGTGGCAGAGAGGGAAGCAAGCCACAACTCGCCAAACTTCATGCAGAGGTTCGTAGAGGCGCTGGACTACTACATGGCAGTGTTCGAGTCATTGGAGGCGACGCTGCCCCCGACAAGCCAGGAGAGGCTGGCGGTGGAGCAGGTCTGGCTGGGGCAGGAGATAGAGGGCATTGTCGGCGGGGAGGGTGGCGGGCACGAGAGGTCAGAGAGATGGGAGAATGTACTGCGTGACGCCGGATTCTCAAGCCTTCAGCTCAGCAACTTCGCGGTGTCGCAGGCGCGGCTGCTGCTCCGGTTGCACTATCCTTCGGAAGGCTATCAGGTGGAGTTGGTGAGGGATTCCCTCCTCTTAGGGTGGCAGAACAGGCACCTCTTCTCCGTGTCTTCTTGGCGTTAA
- the LOC103981082 gene encoding putative 4-hydroxy-4-methyl-2-oxoglutarate aldolase 3, translated as MGSLATAELCDANASLLAKGELRVLQPSFQMYGQCRAFCGPIVTLKVFEDNVLVREVLEAPGDGRVLVVDGGGSMRCALVGGNLGQLAQNMGWAGIVVNGCIRDAYEINGCDIGVRALGCHPLKSNKKGLGEKHVTVNIGGTIIHDGEWLYADSDGILISTIELSL; from the coding sequence ATGGGTTCATTGGCAACCGCTGAGCTTTGCGATGCAAATGCATCGCTTCTGGCGAAGGGGGAGCTGCGAGTTCTTCAACCATCGTTTCAAATGTACGGGCAGTGCCGAGCATTCTGTGGACCCATAGTGACGCTGAAGGTGTTCGAGGACAATGTGTTGGTGAGGGAGGTGCTGGAGGCGCCGGGGGATGGGCGGGTTCTGGTGGTAGACGGTGGTGGGAGCATGAGATGCGCCTTGGTGGGAGGGAACCTGGGGCAATTAGCCCAGAACATGGGATGGGCAGGGATTGTGGTGAACGGGTGCATCAGAGATGCGTATGAGATCAATGGCTGTGACATCGGGGTCAGAGCGCTGGGATGCCATCCCCTCAAATCGAACAAGAAGGGTCTCGGTGAAAAGCATGTCACTGTTAACATCGGGGGCACCATCATCCACGATGGTGAATGGCTATATGCCGATAGTGACGGCATTCTTATTTCCACTATCGAGCTGTCTCTCTGA
- the LOC135636814 gene encoding uncharacterized protein LOC135636814 — protein sequence MTTAAFRSATGRSSIGGRAAARSARDTGSSGSGGPPRRSRSLSRFSGRFPPSQPDAEDFPTPPGRFVNEARGCVFPEISLDDVVDEFFRARAESEEEESEAFDARSRRRNFFTSYPIKTESSGRRGRSVTRPPQCRTGPPKGVSNSVLRRRRSVSVARHRCSDSENEMDSLSSSTQVISRISDNGILQQPSSHRPVNNVDVLKRTMSHKDFFHSHDSYSSHSSSLTDVEAEDFHSRKHGVEKTIQAVYAQEKGENPIGDDEGIGLYEVVRKEVRHAVEEIRTELQKVMLNNEASAIISDDSIQPKSSEVLEAISEIRRNYTTKLEQSEKRKQDLLAELAMEEERGQEISKIVKELLPSPKISAVPERQSQSRRRSKDRTRLSKCLNEEAEKYFEDFLFNVEDTDISSFDEERSDASSIVRDPGLRNSVAGTYERVLKTAPLPADGDGVVLPWLEWETSVAPSSPCKSKEASAGFGNCYQIASSFGSRSFDGTDSSSVVSNDPSRSKFGAENHQGNSYNSRTTASSFDMEEYLSLKQSEDILCERLRQRRRIESGSMILCRRLSTDIW from the exons ATGACGACGGCCGCTTTCCGATCGGCCACGGGCCGATCCTCGATTGGCGGGCGCGCCGCTGCCCGCTCCGCACGCGACACCGGTTCTTCCGGCAGCGGCGGGCCACCCCGACGGTCGAGGAGCCTCAGCCGCTTCTCCGGCCGGTTCCCCCCGTCTCAGCCGGATGCGGAAGATTTTCCGACGCCCCCCGGCAGGTTCGTCAACGAGGCGCGCGGGTGCGTATTCCCGGAGATCAGCCTCGATGACGTCGTCGATGAGTTCTTCCGGGCGAGGGCCgagtcggaggaggaggagagcgagGCCTTCGATGCACGCTCCAGGCGCCGCAATTTTTTCACGAGCTACCCGATAAAGACGGAGTCGTCTGGTCGGCGCGGAAGGTCCGTGACGAGGCCCCCCCAATGCCGAACTGGACCGCCGAAGGGCGTCTCGAATAGTGTGTTAAGGCGGCGGCGATCTGTCTCCGTTGCTCGCCATCGGTGTAGCGACTCCGAG AATGAAATGGATTCTCTCAGTTCCAGCACTCAAGTCATATCAAGGATTTCGGACAATGGTATATTGCAGCAGCCTTCATCACATAGGCCTGTGAATAATGTTGATGTTTTAAAAAGGACAATGAGTCACAAGGATTTCTTCCACTCACATGATAGCTACTCG AGCCATTCTTCTTCATTAACTGATGTTGAAGCTGAGGATTTTCATTCAAGGAAGCATGGGGTTGAGAAGACAATCCAGGCGGTTTATGCCCAGGAAAAG GGAGAAAATCCCATAGGGGATGACGAGGGTATTGGATTATATGAAGTTGTGCGTAAAGAAGTCAGACATGCAGTTGAAGAGATCAGGACAGAGCTTCAAAAG GTCATGTTGAACAATGAAGCCTCAGCCATCATCAGTGATGATAGTATCCAACCGAAGAGTTCAGAAGTTCTGGAAGCTATTTCTGAGATCAGAAGAAATTACACAACCAAACTGGAGCAG TCAGAGAAGCGCAAGCAGGATTTATTGGCTGAGTTAGCAATGGAGGAGGAACGTGGTCAGGAGATTAGCAAAATTGTCAAAGAGTTGCTTCCTTCGCCAAAAATATCTGCTGTTCCAGAAAGGCAATCACAGTCCAGAAGA AGGAGCAAAGATAGAACAAGACTGTCTAAATGCTTGAATGAAGAGGCAGAGAAGTATTTTGaagatttccttttcaatgttgaaGATACAGACATATCTTCTTTCGATGAAGAAAGAAGTGATGCTAGTTCAATCGTAAGAGATCCTGGATTACGTAATTCTGTTGCGGGAACTTAtgaaagagtattgaaaactgctCCTCTGCCTGCTGATGGAGACGGTGTTGTACTTCCCTGGTTGGAGTGGGAAACTAGTGTTGCTCCTTCCTCACCATGCAAAAGCAAG GAAGCAAGTGCTGGTTTCGGTAATTGCTATCAAATTGCAAGCAGTTTTGGGAGTCGGAGCTTTGATGGCACTGACAGCTCTTCTGTAGTTTCTAACGACCCAAGTAGGAGCAAGTTTGGAGCAGAAAACCACCAGGGGAATTCTTATAATAGCAGAACAACCGCGTCTTCATTTGACATGGAAGAGTATCTCAGCTTAAAGCAAAGTGAAGATATTCTTTGTGAAAGGCTGAGACAGAGGCGAAGAATAGAGTCAGGTAGCATGATCCTCTGCCGAAGATTGTCGACAGATATCTGGTAG
- the LOC103981104 gene encoding glucose-1-phosphate adenylyltransferase small subunit, chloroplastic/amyloplastic, translating to MAAMGIAKLPPLNNSVHPAHRKSPTPFLASSNPRLSSSFHVSGGNDNILLLRKAAIASGRRTASGARTPVLVSPKAVSDSRSSQTCLDPDASRSVLGIILGGGAGTRLYPLTKKRAKPAVPLGANYRLIDIPVSNCLNSNILKIYVLTQFNSASLNRHLSRAYASNMGGYQNEGFVEVLAAQQSPENPNWFQGTADAVRQYLWLFEEHNVMEYLILAGDHLYRMDYEKFIQAHRETNADITVAALPMDEKRATAFGLMKIDEEGRIIEFAEKPKGDQLKAMKVDTTILGLDNERAKEMPFIASMGIYVISKDIMLQLLRDKFAGANDFGSEVIPGATNVGMRVQAYLYDGYWEDIGTIEAFYNANLGITKKPVPDFSFYDRTSPIYTQPRYLPPSKMLDADVTDSVIGEGCVIKNCKIHHSVIGLRSCISEGAVLEDTLLMGADYYETDADRRLLAAKGSVPMGIGRNSHVKRAIIDKNARIGENVKIINCDNVQEAARETDGYFIKSGIVTVIKDALIPSGTVI from the exons ATGGCGGCGATGGGAATCGCAAAATTACCGCCGCTCAACAATTCCGTTCATCCTGCCCATCGGAAATCTCCGACGCCCTTCCTTGCATCTTCCAATCCCCGCCTTTCCTCTTCCTTCCACGTCTCCGGTGGAAACGATAATATCCTCCTCCTCCGTAAGGCGGCGATTGCGTCGGGGCGGAGGACGGCGTCCGGTGCGAGGACCCCGGTCCTGGTCTCCCCCAAAGCCGTTTCCGACTCGCGGAGCTCGCAGACTTGCCTCGATCCTGATGCAAGCCGG AGTGTTTTGGGTATTATACTTGGGGGAGGAGCCGGGACGAGGTTGTATCCTTTAACAAAGAAGAGGGCTAAACCTGCAGTACCACTTGGAGCCAACTACAGGCTAATCGACATTCCTGTCAGCAATTGCTTGAACAGTAATATTTTAAAGATCTACGTTCTGACACAATTCAATTCTGCGTCTCTGAACCGCCATCTTTCACGGGCCTATGCGAGTAACATGGGTGGCTACCAGAATGAAGGCTTTGTTGAAGTTCTTGCTGCGCAACAGAGTCCAGAGAACCCAAACTGGTTTCAG GGTACTGCTGATGCTGTAAGGCAATACCTGTGGCTCTTTGAAGAGCACAATGTCATGGAGTATCTAATTCTTGCCGGAGACCATTTGTATCGCATGGACTACGAGAAGTTCATTCAAGCGCACAGAGAAACAAACGCTGATATTACTGTGGCTGCGCTTCCAATGGATGAAAAACGTGCAACTGCTTTTGGTCTGATGAAAATTGATGAAGAAGGACGGATAATTGAATTTGCAGAAAAGCCAAAAGGAGATCAGCTGAAGGCGATGAAG GTTGATACCACAATTTTAGGCCTGGACAATGAAAGAGCAAAAGAGATGCCTTTCATTGCTAGTATGGGTATCTATGTGATCAGCAAGGATATAATGTTGCAGTTGCTTCGTGATAAATTTGCTGGAGCAAATGACTTTGGGAGTGAAGTTATCCCTGGTGCAACTAATGTTGGGATGAGG GTACAAGCTTATTTATATGATGGTTACTGGGAGGACATTGGTACAATTGAGGCATTTTACAATGCAAATCTTGGAATTACTAAAAAGCCAGTACCAGATTTCAG CTTTTATGATCGTACATCTCCAATTTATACACAACCCCGATATTTACCTCCTTCCAAGATGCTGGATGCTGATGTAACTGATAGTGTGATTGGCGAGGGatgtgtgatcaag AACTGCAAGATCCACCATTCTGTAATTGGTCTTCGTTCTTGTATATCAGAAGGTGCAGTCCTCGAAGACACTCTACTGATGGGAGCAGATTATTATGAG ACTGATGCTGATAGGAGGCTGTTAGCTGCAAAAGGCAGTGTTCCCATGGGCATCGGAAGAAATTCTCACGTCAAAAGAGCCATCATTGACAAGAATGCTCGCATTGGGGAGAATGTCAAG ATCATCAACTGTGATAACGTGCAAGAAGCGGCAAGAGAGACGGACGGATACTTCATCAAGAGTGGCATCGTCACTGTCATCAAAGATGCACTGATTCCTAGTGGAACTGTCATCTAG
- the LOC135679709 gene encoding heavy metal-associated isoprenylated plant protein 47-like — MVKQKVVMKLSMEDSKKRSKALKAAVGLPALEGDRMVVVGDGVDSVTLTMVLRRKMAYGELVIVGSAEEKKKDEAAASGNSWPYQYCPAQPYVYEIRQEANHDPCSVM; from the exons ATGGTTAAG CAAAAGGTGGTGATGAAGCTGTCGATGGAGGATAGCAAGAAGCGCTCCAAAGCTCTAAAGGCTGCCGTCGGATTGCCTG CACTCGAAGGTGACAGAATGGTGGTCGTGGGAGATGGGGTTGACTCGGTTACGCTGACCATGGTACTCAGGAGGAAGATGGCCTATGGGGAGCTGGTCATCGTCGGGTCagcggaagagaagaagaaggacgaAGCAGCGGCGTCCGGCAATAGTTGGCCGTATCAATACTGCCCGGCGCAACCATATGTCTACGAGATTCGGCAGGAGGCGAATCACGACCCTTGTAGCGTCATGTAG